A region of the Candidatus Palauibacter polyketidifaciens genome:
TCGGGCGAACGGCGGGCGATCTGGACGACCCGGCCTGGGCCTATCCGGCCGTCTATGCGTTCGAATGCGGACTGACCGCTCTCTGGTCGAGCATCGGGATCCGGCCGAATGTCGTCGCCGGGTTCGACGCCGGCGAATTCGCAGCGGCCCGGGCCGCCCGGATCTTCAGCCTGGAAGACGGCCTCCGTCTGGCGGCGGCCGCAGGCGAGTCGGCGACGGCGAAATCACCGGCCGCGGGCGCAGTGCGGTTCGCTGGAGAAGTGGTCCTGGAACGCCCATCTCTCGCGGTAATCCGCGGCGCCGACGGCCGCCCGTTGGGGGCCAACGAAGCGCTTGCCACCTCCTTCTGGCTCCAGCGCGATGGGCAGTCTGCCGAACCGGAAGCCTGCGCGCCGACTCTGGCGGACAGAGGCGTCGAGGTAGTGCTGGAAGTCGGTCCCCGACCGTCCGTGGCCCCAGCGATCGCCGAAGCCTGGCCGGCCTCCGACGCCGAAACCGCCGGCAACGAAGGAAACCGCAGCACTCCGCTCGTAGTGGCGAGTCTGGGGTCGCCGGCCGGCGGCGCCACCGCGACCGACACGTGCGACAGTTTCCTCGAGGCCGCGGCCGCCGCCTACGAGGCCGGGCTGCCGATCTCCTTCGCGGGCCTCTTCGCGGGCGAGGAGCGGTGCAGGATCTCGCTGCCCGGCTATCCCTTCGAGCCCGTGCGCCACTGGGTGGAGCCTCCCAGCAGCCCGCTCTGACGAAGGAAAACGCGGAGCATCGCGACGCATTCCGCCGGCTTCTCCAGCTGCAGAAGGTGGGTAGAGTCCACGATGAAGTCGTAATCCACGCTCTCGATGTGCTTCAGATCAAAGCTGGGCAGGTACGCGTGCGGGAGAGTCGGGTCGGCCCCGATCACTTTCGTGGGACAATAAAGCATGTCCAGGTCCAGCAGCGGGGCGAAGCTCCTCATGTATTCCGAGACCTGCGCTTCGAACTCCCGTGGACAGCGGAGTCCAAGGCCTTCTCCATCCGCCGCCTTCGTAAGGGTCGTCCTTGCCACGAGTTCCCGCACCCCGGGCACGACCCGGGCATACAGCGGAGAATACCGAAGAAGGTCCGAGAACTCCTCCTCGGACCGGAAACGGGGCGACCGTCGCCGCGTCAGCGCCGTCTGGCGGTCCAGGGCCTCGTCGAACTCCGCTTCACTTGCCGCAGGCTTGCAGAGGGGCGGATCGAACAGCACCAGACCCGAGTAGGGACCGGAGAGGGAGAGAATGGCCGTAAGCGTCGAAAGCGAATGAAAGACGCCTACGGTCGGCTTGTCTCCGAGACGCTCGGCGATGGCCCTGGCGAGGACGTCATGGTCGTGGAGCATCGTCGGTATGTTGTGATGCTTCCGCTCACCGACGGCATTCCAGCCGTGGTTTCTGATGTCGTAGACAACCAGATCGAACTCGTCTGCCAGGAGAGACCAGAACGGATAGTAAGCGTCGATGGCGAGGCCGTTGCCATGACTCAGAACCAGGCGAACCGGGGAATCCGGCCGGCCATGCCGCCGCACGACGGTGACCGTGTTCTCGTCGAGCCGCACCTGTTCCACCGCAAGGGGCTCAGGTAGTTCCCAGACAGTCAACGGCTACCGATTCCGCCTATGCCCTGGGCCGACGCCGACCGCTGTCGGAAAGGCTCGGGACGATGCCCGCTGAGCCGACCGGAGGGTCGGAGCGGGCACCGCCGCCAGCGAGGCTCAACCGGATCCGGAATCGAGAAACGCGGCCAGGTCCCGCATGTTCTTCCAGTTGGCAACCTCCTCGGGGGGAATCTCGACACCGAACGCCACCCCGACCTTCTTCACGAAGGCTACGGCGTCAAGGGACGAGATGTCGGAGGAAAGCAGACCGGTGTCGAGATCCAGGTCTCTTCCGAGGTCGAGGTGCTGGCGAGCGAGTTCCTGAATGCGGGCTTCGGTTGCTGTCATGGTCGGAGTCCTCGGGGTTGCATGGGTGAAAAATGTCACTTCCGCGCACCATGAATATAGACGCTCCAGGTGAGCGATACGAACCTCGAAGGCAATACTACGGCACATCTGTCTCCCCGGATACCGTCCGAAGCGCCGCCCAGGGCGCTCGACCGGCGGCGTCGCGTCGAAGTCCGCGTACCGCGGAGCGGCCGCGACCTAAAGCACCACCTCCCGCACCGCGGCCGCGGTGCCGTATTTTTTCTCAGCCCAACTTGATGATATTTCACATGCGGGAGCACACGCGACCGCGCCCGGGGAGTCGACCCTCGGCGGGCTGAAACCGAACGGCAGGGGGGACTGCGGGTGACGACTCACGGGAACGGGCGGACACGCGAACCCGGTGAACCCATCGCGATCGTGGGCATGGCGTGCCGGTTCCCCGGCAGCAGGACCCTGTCCGATTTCTGGCGACAACTGATCGCGGGCGAGAACGCGGTCGTCGAAGGCCCTCCCGGCTCCGTCATCGGACGCGCGGGCCGGCTCTTCCCGGACTCCGGCGGCGAGAACCGGGCCCTCCGTTTCGGGGCGTTCATCGAAGACCTTGACCAGTTCGATGCGGACTTCTTCCGCATCTCTCCCATCGAAGCCCAGATGCTCGATCCGCAGCAGCGCATGATGCTGGAGGTGAGCTGGCACGCGCTCGAAGATGCGGGGATAGACCCCGAGAGCCTGAAGGGCAGCCGCACCGGAGTCTACGTCGGCATCAGCAACAACGACTACCGGGACATGGTCATCGATGCGCCGGAGACCGCCGATACCGCGGTCGGCTTCTACGCGGTGACCGGGACGGCCCTCAACACGGCCATCGGCCGCGTCTCCTTTGCACTGGGCCTCGAGGGGCCCTGCATGGCGATCGACACCGCCTGCTCATCGTCGCTGGTGGCCCTCCACCAGGCGGTCGGGGCCCTGCAGCGCGGCGAGACGGATCTGGCCCTGTCCGGGGGCGTCCACATCTACCTTGCCGGACGTCCGCTCGAGTTGCGGGCCAACGCCGGCATGTTGTCGCCCGAGGGACAGTGCAAGGCATTCGATGCGGCGGCCGACGGCTTTGTGTGCGGTGAAGGCTGCGGTTTGCTGGTTCTGAAGCGCCTGGACGCAGCGGAAGCGGCGGGCGACCGGATCTGGGCCGTCATCCGCGGCTCATCGGTCAATCAGGACGGCGCGAGCCAGGGGCTGACCGTGCCCAGCGGCCCTTCGCAGGAGAAGGCCATGGCAGAGGCGCTTGCCCGAGGAAGCGTCTCGCCGTCCGATGTGGACTACCTGGAGGCCCACGGCACGGGGACGGTGGTCGGAGATCCGATCGAACTCGGTGCCGCGGCGGCCGTCTACGGGCGCGGGCGCACGTCGGCGAACCCGTTCCTGGTCGGGTCCGTCAAGACCAACATCGGACACCTGGGGCCCGCCGCCGGCGTCGCCGGCGTGATCAAGGCCGTGTTGGCGATGAGGCACGGGGTGATCCCCCGGCATCTCAACTTCAACGATCCGACACCGAGCGTGGATTGGGATCGCCTGCCCGTGCGCGTAACCGACGTCATGACGGACTGGCCGCTCCATCCGGACAGGCGGCCGCTGGCCGGCGTCAATTCCTTCGGCTGGTCCGGGACGAACGCCCACGTCGTACTCGAGGGATACGGAGAAGCCGTAACGGAAACGGCAACGGACGCGGGTTCCGGTCCCGCCACGCTGCGCCCCCCCGTCGGTCCCGCGATTCCCGTGCCGGTGTCCGCCTCCACGCCCGAGGCCGCGGACCCGAGTGACGCCCGCACGACCCGGTTCCTGCCCTTGTCGGGCAAATCGCCGGCGGCGCTTGGCGACGTCGCGTCGCGGCATCTGTCCTGGCTTGCCGAGCACTGGCGTGACGAACGTGAGGGAGAGCGGTCCGGGGCCGACACGATCGCCGACATGGTCTGGACCGCCGCATCGGGCCGAAGCCACTTCGCCCACCGCGCCGGCGTACTGTTCAGCGATGTCGCCGAACTGCGCCGGAAACTTGCACGCCTCGCCGAAGGTCAGGGTCCGGAAGCCGGCGTGGCGCCGGTCCGTGCGACCAACGTGGCTTTCGTCTTCACGGGACAGGCCAGTCAATGGGTCGGCATGGGCAGGGCGCTATATGAGAGG
Encoded here:
- a CDS encoding alpha/beta hydrolase, whose translation is MEQVRLDENTVTVVRRHGRPDSPVRLVLSHGNGLAIDAYYPFWSLLADEFDLVVYDIRNHGWNAVGERKHHNIPTMLHDHDVLARAIAERLGDKPTVGVFHSLSTLTAILSLSGPYSGLVLFDPPLCKPAASEAEFDEALDRQTALTRRRSPRFRSEEEFSDLLRYSPLYARVVPGVRELVARTTLTKAADGEGLGLRCPREFEAQVSEYMRSFAPLLDLDMLYCPTKVIGADPTLPHAYLPSFDLKHIESVDYDFIVDSTHLLQLEKPAECVAMLRVFLRQSGLLGGSTQWRTGSKG
- a CDS encoding acyl carrier protein, with the translated sequence MTATEARIQELARQHLDLGRDLDLDTGLLSSDISSLDAVAFVKKVGVAFGVEIPPEEVANWKNMRDLAAFLDSGSG